The proteins below come from a single Fodinicurvata sp. EGI_FJ10296 genomic window:
- a CDS encoding BMP family ABC transporter substrate-binding protein, with the protein MLRRTLIRISAALTAAILVLPAGPVLSGDAGSITPGVIYAVGEKFDGSFNEGAYNALTAFREETGTDFLEVSPANPTEFPQAVDRLTRRGVDTIIVVGFYYAEPLSEAAATHPDVDFTIIDSVADAPNVRSILFREHEGAFLTGIMAAMHSETGAIGFVGALDIPLIRKFITGFEEGARYIDPDIEYFVNFVGNTPAAFNDPSTGSELTLSQIDRGADVVFAGAGNSNRGVFQAAADRGAFAIGVDSNQNHEQPGTILTSMLKRVDNAVLDSLHDSLDGIWEPGALSLGIAEGGVGVALDDNNWPLVTPEMMLAVQDAMVAIATGALDVTDASLE; encoded by the coding sequence ATGCTGCGACGAACCCTGATCCGGATTTCCGCTGCCCTGACAGCCGCCATTCTTGTGCTGCCCGCCGGTCCCGTGCTGTCCGGGGATGCGGGATCGATCACCCCGGGTGTGATCTATGCCGTGGGCGAGAAGTTCGACGGCAGCTTCAACGAGGGCGCCTATAACGCCCTTACCGCCTTCCGCGAGGAAACGGGCACAGACTTTCTGGAGGTATCGCCTGCCAACCCGACGGAATTTCCCCAGGCGGTCGACCGTCTGACCCGGCGCGGCGTCGACACCATCATTGTTGTCGGGTTCTATTATGCCGAGCCGCTGTCCGAGGCGGCGGCAACCCATCCCGATGTCGACTTCACGATCATCGACAGCGTCGCCGACGCGCCCAACGTCCGCTCGATTCTGTTCCGCGAGCATGAAGGCGCCTTTCTGACCGGCATCATGGCGGCCATGCACAGCGAAACCGGCGCCATCGGTTTTGTCGGCGCTCTGGATATTCCCCTGATCCGCAAATTCATAACCGGGTTTGAGGAAGGGGCGCGCTACATCGACCCCGACATCGAGTATTTCGTCAATTTCGTCGGCAACACACCCGCGGCGTTCAACGACCCGTCGACGGGCAGTGAACTGACGCTCAGCCAGATCGACCGCGGCGCCGACGTCGTCTTCGCTGGTGCCGGGAACTCCAACCGCGGGGTTTTTCAGGCCGCCGCGGACCGGGGTGCCTTCGCCATCGGCGTCGACTCCAATCAGAACCACGAACAGCCCGGCACCATACTGACGTCGATGCTGAAGCGGGTCGATAATGCGGTTCTCGATTCCCTTCATGATTCCCTCGACGGCATCTGGGAACCGGGCGCGCTGTCGCTCGGCATCGCCGAGGGCGGCGTCGGCGTTGCGCTCGACGACAACAACTGGCCGCTGGTCACACCGGAAATGATGCTGGCCGTTCAGGATGCCATGGTGGCGATAGCAACCGGGGCGCTCGACGTTACCGACGCTTCGCTGGAATAG
- a CDS encoding sulfatase-like hydrolase/transferase — protein MIDRHARRAVRPFIDIAVLALAWSVLSLAVGIPARPDALFTDWHIGLSLEVAIGLGLLAAWRALGLPRNRVWIALFTAAVVLTATIQLADMTARAVVARPLNIVLDITLIPALFDVMQTTLGGWRATGAIIAIIALIVLSAFLVYKLLHLTDRRMGNPAARVGAGVIVLVAAGLTAGQHSAGALIAGYHPMNTGGMRAWEIQIDKFAENQRRRAAFLQAATEDPLNGWRPGNGSTPPEASLFDRLNGADVLLIYIESYGRSAVEDPLYADTVRPVLERLDARFTDAGLSSRSGWMTAPMVGGQSWLAHATMLSGLWINDQAFFHLFVAEPRLTLVDMFNRAGYRTAAYMPAITLPWPEGRRYDFDRIYEVRDMDYAGPKWYWGTIPDQWVLDFLERGERQRPAEGDRAPLFVKAALISSHAPWLPTPEVVPWETLGDGEIYDQWAGQGDPPHVVWRDQDRIQQKYRESVAYSIEAVGDYVANFADDETLVIFLGDHQPATLITGLDAGFDVPVHVVSGDRNLVDAFADLDFRPGLIPAADATPHRMDIFRNWMVQAYSSLPESVEDGLVSETEAESTAPAISPDS, from the coding sequence ATGATAGACCGGCATGCCCGTCGAGCGGTGCGGCCCTTCATTGATATCGCCGTTCTGGCGTTAGCATGGAGCGTGCTCAGCCTCGCCGTTGGCATCCCGGCCCGTCCCGACGCCCTGTTTACGGATTGGCATATCGGACTTTCCCTTGAAGTGGCCATCGGTCTCGGTCTGTTGGCGGCATGGCGCGCGCTGGGTCTGCCGCGCAACCGCGTCTGGATCGCACTATTCACAGCTGCCGTGGTTCTCACCGCTACGATCCAGCTTGCCGACATGACGGCCCGGGCCGTGGTCGCCAGACCGTTGAACATCGTGCTCGACATCACCCTCATCCCGGCATTGTTCGATGTCATGCAGACGACTCTGGGTGGCTGGCGGGCCACCGGGGCTATCATCGCCATCATTGCCCTGATCGTCCTCAGCGCGTTCCTGGTCTATAAATTGCTGCACCTGACCGACCGGCGCATGGGAAACCCTGCCGCCCGTGTTGGCGCAGGGGTGATCGTTCTCGTGGCCGCCGGGTTGACGGCTGGCCAGCACAGCGCCGGCGCTCTTATCGCGGGTTATCACCCGATGAACACCGGCGGCATGCGGGCCTGGGAAATACAAATCGACAAATTCGCCGAGAATCAGCGACGGAGGGCGGCATTCTTGCAGGCGGCCACGGAAGACCCCCTCAATGGATGGCGGCCGGGCAATGGCTCAACGCCGCCCGAAGCGTCGTTGTTCGACAGATTGAACGGCGCGGATGTCCTGCTCATCTATATCGAAAGCTATGGCCGCAGCGCCGTGGAAGATCCCCTTTATGCCGATACGGTCCGCCCGGTTCTTGAAAGGTTGGACGCGCGCTTCACAGACGCGGGCCTTAGCAGCCGCAGCGGATGGATGACCGCGCCAATGGTCGGCGGCCAGTCCTGGCTTGCCCATGCCACAATGCTGAGCGGTCTCTGGATCAACGATCAGGCGTTTTTTCATCTTTTCGTTGCCGAGCCCCGCTTGACCCTCGTGGACATGTTCAACCGCGCAGGCTATCGAACAGCCGCCTATATGCCGGCGATCACATTGCCGTGGCCGGAGGGACGGCGCTACGATTTCGACCGGATCTATGAAGTTCGGGACATGGATTATGCCGGCCCCAAATGGTATTGGGGGACCATTCCGGACCAATGGGTTCTGGATTTCCTGGAGCGCGGAGAGCGCCAGCGCCCCGCCGAAGGCGATCGCGCGCCGCTTTTCGTCAAGGCCGCACTGATTTCAAGCCATGCGCCCTGGCTGCCGACGCCGGAGGTCGTGCCGTGGGAGACCCTTGGCGATGGCGAAATCTATGACCAATGGGCCGGTCAGGGCGACCCTCCCCATGTCGTATGGCGCGACCAGGATCGGATTCAGCAAAAATACCGGGAGTCGGTTGCCTATTCGATCGAGGCGGTCGGCGACTATGTCGCCAACTTCGCCGATGACGAAACCCTGGTGATCTTTTTGGGCGACCATCAACCAGCAACGCTGATCACGGGTCTGGATGCCGGCTTCGATGTCCCGGTTCATGTGGTCAGCGGCGATCGAAACCTTGTCGATGCCTTCGCCGATCTGGATTTCCGGCCCGGCCTGATCCCCGCTGCCGACGCCACACCTCACCGGATGGATATCTTCCGCAACTGGATGGTCCAGGCCTATTCATCGCTGCCCGAATCGGTTGAAGACGGTCTGGTGTCCGAAACCGAAGCCGAATCGACGGCGCCGGCCATCAGCCCCGACTCCTGA
- a CDS encoding D-aminoacylase codes for MTQIDIAITNATIVDGSGRPGFRGTVYLSGDRIASVVAEGDGPGADGPGPATPARRTIDAGGRILAPGFIDVHTHDDVALIVRPEMPEKLTQGVTSVIAGHCGFSPFPLPASGPLPQEFGILLPDDRYRFPTMSSYLRAVADAGPAVNYMALAGHSALRVAAMSDLTRAADRREISTMISHLEEALDAGAIGLSSGLAYAMARGSDTAELVSLAAAMRGATGGFYVTHLRDEGDGLIDAVEEALTIGREGGVPVIFSHHKATGAANHGKTAQSLALIDAARAHQRIGIDAYPYTFSSTALTIDRVRRGGVVVVARSGTMPEMTGKRLDAVAAELGCDIDAAVERLQPAGALYFAMDDDDVDRVLAFAITMIGSDGLPFDPRPHPRLWGTFPRVLGRYVRERGVLTLEDAVYRMTGLVADTFGIASRGRIAPDLQADIVLFDDSTIADAATAEDPLAPSLGIDTVIVNGRIAIDNGRLTRERAGTRMSLIQSPLSSA; via the coding sequence ATGACCCAAATCGATATCGCCATCACCAACGCCACCATCGTCGACGGGTCCGGGCGACCCGGCTTTCGGGGCACCGTATACCTCAGCGGCGACCGCATCGCGTCAGTCGTCGCCGAAGGCGATGGTCCCGGGGCGGACGGTCCCGGCCCGGCCACGCCCGCTCGCCGCACGATCGACGCCGGAGGCCGGATTCTTGCGCCCGGATTCATCGACGTCCATACCCACGACGATGTCGCCCTGATCGTTCGCCCCGAAATGCCGGAAAAGCTGACACAGGGCGTCACATCCGTGATCGCCGGGCATTGCGGTTTCAGCCCGTTTCCACTTCCGGCGTCGGGGCCCCTGCCCCAGGAATTCGGGATCCTGCTGCCCGACGACCGCTATCGCTTTCCCACGATGTCCTCGTATTTGCGTGCCGTCGCCGATGCCGGTCCGGCCGTCAACTATATGGCGCTGGCCGGTCATTCCGCGCTGCGTGTCGCCGCCATGAGTGACCTGACGCGCGCTGCCGACCGGCGGGAGATTTCGACGATGATCAGCCACCTTGAGGAAGCGCTCGACGCCGGCGCGATCGGGCTCAGTTCCGGTCTTGCTTATGCCATGGCGCGGGGATCGGACACCGCGGAACTGGTGTCTCTGGCAGCGGCCATGCGCGGCGCGACGGGCGGCTTCTACGTCACCCACCTGCGCGACGAAGGGGATGGCCTGATCGACGCCGTGGAAGAAGCGCTCACAATCGGGCGCGAGGGCGGCGTTCCGGTGATTTTCTCCCACCACAAGGCCACCGGTGCCGCCAATCACGGCAAGACGGCGCAGTCGCTGGCCCTGATCGACGCAGCGCGGGCGCATCAGCGGATCGGCATCGACGCCTATCCCTATACGTTCTCCTCCACCGCCCTGACGATTGATCGCGTCCGGCGCGGCGGTGTCGTGGTTGTTGCCCGCTCGGGCACGATGCCGGAAATGACTGGCAAGCGGCTCGACGCCGTCGCCGCCGAACTCGGCTGCGATATCGACGCGGCCGTCGAACGGCTTCAGCCGGCTGGCGCCCTCTATTTTGCCATGGACGACGACGATGTGGACCGGGTGCTGGCATTCGCCATCACCATGATCGGGTCCGACGGTCTGCCGTTCGACCCCCGCCCGCACCCGCGACTCTGGGGAACTTTCCCCCGCGTGCTCGGCCGGTATGTCCGTGAGCGGGGGGTGTTGACGCTGGAGGATGCCGTCTACCGGATGACGGGGTTGGTCGCTGACACCTTTGGCATCGCCAGCCGGGGACGGATCGCCCCGGACTTGCAGGCCGATATCGTGTTGTTCGACGACAGCACGATCGCCGACGCGGCGACCGCCGAGGATCCGCTGGCCCCGTCCCTTGGCATCGATACCGTCATCGTCAATGGACGGATCGCCATCGATAACGGCCGGCTAACCCGGGAGCGGGCGGGCACGCGGATGAGCCTCATTCAGTCCCCCCTCAGCAGCGCCTGA
- a CDS encoding HlyD family efflux transporter periplasmic adaptor subunit, with protein sequence MLVTALGTFFAFADYRPRSGAAGQLVTQDGTAKVFPEGNGVVIETFVEDGSVVEAGDPLMVVSYQNSLDGGRRWGEAWLSEAENLIASLERERAMIERSLEAEINIAEQRMNALELGHDLLATELESLQEQLVNARERFAGRERLARQGILSQSALRTEEDELSALQSAVRVKEIEIARNGAEQATLEHQLSQTQQELARAQVQIDREILTTRQLSIERRSQLTQTLAAPIDGRVTTMLASVGSPVSAAAPVMTLLPLWSLLEAEVFVPAAAIGGVSLGQDVDIKFPSFPYQRYGTFDGEVTYISDTTLRPGDHPATAEFQTAVYRLRIDIDEQNVITRDGVFPMLPGMGVEVDLVSQPLSVFDWVMKPIQDVTGRFE encoded by the coding sequence ATGCTAGTCACCGCACTCGGAACCTTTTTTGCGTTTGCGGATTATCGGCCCCGATCCGGTGCCGCCGGCCAACTCGTTACCCAGGATGGCACGGCCAAGGTATTCCCGGAAGGCAATGGTGTCGTCATCGAGACATTCGTCGAGGATGGCAGTGTCGTCGAAGCCGGCGATCCGTTGATGGTCGTCTCCTATCAGAATTCATTGGATGGTGGGCGCCGCTGGGGTGAAGCGTGGCTGAGCGAAGCGGAGAATCTGATCGCTTCCCTTGAGCGCGAGAGGGCAATGATCGAGCGGTCCCTGGAGGCCGAAATCAATATTGCCGAACAACGCATGAATGCTCTGGAACTGGGGCATGACCTTCTCGCTACGGAACTGGAATCCCTGCAGGAGCAACTGGTCAACGCGCGCGAGCGGTTCGCTGGCCGTGAACGTCTGGCCCGCCAGGGTATCCTGAGCCAATCGGCGCTGCGAACCGAAGAAGATGAACTGAGCGCGCTTCAAAGTGCCGTCCGGGTTAAAGAGATCGAGATCGCCAGGAACGGGGCGGAACAGGCGACGTTGGAGCATCAGCTTTCCCAAACGCAGCAGGAACTGGCCCGGGCTCAAGTCCAGATCGATCGCGAAATACTGACGACACGGCAGCTTTCCATCGAACGACGATCACAGTTGACCCAGACACTGGCGGCGCCAATCGACGGGCGGGTGACAACGATGCTTGCCAGCGTCGGCAGCCCGGTTTCCGCAGCCGCACCCGTCATGACCTTGCTGCCGCTTTGGTCATTGCTGGAAGCCGAAGTCTTCGTTCCGGCGGCGGCTATCGGCGGCGTTTCCCTGGGCCAGGATGTGGATATCAAGTTTCCGTCCTTTCCCTATCAGCGTTATGGAACGTTCGACGGCGAGGTCACCTACATTTCCGATACGACATTGCGCCCGGGCGACCATCCGGCAACCGCCGAATTCCAGACGGCCGTATACCGACTGCGAATTGATATCGACGAACAGAACGTCATCACGCGGGACGGCGTGTTCCCGATGCTGCCCGGCATGGGCGTCGAGGTCGATCTCGTAAGCCAGCCGCTGTCGGTATTCGACTGGGTGATGAAGCCGATCCAGGACGTCACCGGAAGGTTCGAGTGA
- a CDS encoding HAD family hydrolase, whose translation MLTTIAFDGDDTLWHNERIFAATQARFEDLLRPYAADVDIHDRLFRTEKKNLALFGYGVKGFTLSMIETALEITDHRIHGESIARILQWGREMLAEPVEPLTDVRETLQALHGSYHLIVITKGDLFDQENKVARSGLADLFNRVEIVSEKDEATYRDILARSGTKPEAFVMVGNSLRSDILPVLSLGARAVHIEYEITWAHEDAEKPADSSGRFWRLDHIGALPSLIRRIDAMDPMLRS comes from the coding sequence ATGCTGACGACCATCGCGTTCGACGGCGACGATACTCTCTGGCACAACGAACGGATCTTCGCCGCGACCCAGGCGCGATTCGAGGACCTGCTTCGCCCGTACGCCGCCGATGTGGATATCCACGATCGGCTGTTCCGAACAGAAAAGAAGAATCTGGCGCTCTTCGGTTATGGCGTAAAGGGCTTCACGCTCTCGATGATCGAGACGGCCCTGGAGATCACCGACCATCGCATCCACGGCGAATCGATAGCCCGGATATTGCAATGGGGGCGCGAGATGCTGGCCGAGCCGGTGGAACCTCTGACCGACGTCAGGGAAACACTTCAAGCGCTCCACGGCAGTTATCACCTCATCGTCATCACAAAGGGCGATCTGTTCGACCAGGAGAACAAGGTCGCGCGGTCGGGTCTGGCAGACCTGTTCAACCGCGTGGAAATCGTGTCGGAAAAGGACGAAGCGACCTATAGGGACATCCTCGCGCGGTCCGGCACGAAACCGGAGGCCTTCGTCATGGTGGGCAACTCCTTGCGGTCGGACATCCTGCCCGTCCTGTCTCTCGGCGCCCGGGCCGTCCATATCGAATACGAGATCACCTGGGCCCACGAGGACGCCGAGAAGCCGGCCGACTCAAGCGGACGGTTCTGGCGGCTCGACCATATCGGGGCTTTGCCGTCCCTGATCCGTCGGATCGACGCAATGGATCCCATGCTGCGAAGCTGA
- a CDS encoding peptidase domain-containing ABC transporter: MVAEKRVFDRLHFRFYPRLPIYHQTESSECGITCLAMVASYHGYETTVETLRQKFPASLRGTNLKSLLAIGQRLKMSGRPMKVGLHALPRIQLPAILHWGFDHFVVLRKITRNKAIIHDPAQGERHLTLDELSDGYTGVAVEFSPNADFEQVKASNDVTIRSLWQHSQGLIATLGKVLLLSLFIQAFALVIPYFVQLAIDEVALSQDRDLLLVLGLGFLAIHFFRALTFALRGWVVAFVGAQLNFQLANNLFNHLMRLPLTFFAKRHVGDIVSRFGSLREINRVLTNGFVEAVVDGIVVLTVVVVMAYYSWTLTAVAVGVVMFYGTVRAVLIRPLRRLMEEEIINGAKEDSHFLESARAMETIRSFNHEPIRTSGWKNKFADEISSGVKVERIRIFYRSLSMFVTGAEHVTLVWIGVLLVIENDLTVGMLYAFLSYRQQFSDAALAFIDKAIEFRMLKLHLHRVSDIVIEPPERSNDEERGKMSRIEGNISVNNLTFRYHEEEAPVIKELSFEIEKGEYVAVTGPSGCGKTTLMKIMTGLMRPTSGLVLVDGVNIYDYGVRNFRDDIAIVSQGDQLFAGSILDNVTMFDDTPDMELAVQCAAAASIAEEVMKMPMGFQTLVGDLGSSLSGGQKQRILIARALYHKPKILFMDEATSHLDVDNEHRISEVIKSMGITRVAIAHRKETIDTADRVIRMTAVEEGQAAAAE, encoded by the coding sequence ATGGTTGCTGAAAAGAGAGTCTTCGACCGGTTGCACTTCCGGTTCTACCCAAGGCTGCCGATCTATCACCAGACCGAAAGTTCGGAATGCGGGATCACCTGCCTGGCCATGGTCGCGTCGTATCATGGCTATGAGACGACGGTCGAGACGCTACGGCAGAAGTTTCCGGCATCGCTGCGGGGGACCAATCTGAAGAGCCTGCTGGCCATTGGTCAGCGCCTGAAGATGAGTGGCCGGCCGATGAAGGTCGGCCTGCATGCCCTCCCGCGAATCCAGTTGCCGGCCATCCTGCATTGGGGCTTCGATCACTTCGTCGTCTTGCGCAAGATTACGCGCAACAAGGCCATCATTCATGACCCGGCGCAGGGCGAACGTCATCTTACGCTCGACGAGCTCTCCGACGGCTACACCGGTGTTGCCGTCGAGTTCTCGCCCAACGCCGATTTCGAGCAGGTCAAGGCCAGCAACGACGTAACCATTCGCTCGCTCTGGCAGCATTCCCAGGGCTTGATCGCGACTTTGGGCAAGGTCCTGCTGCTGTCGCTGTTCATTCAGGCTTTCGCGCTGGTCATACCCTATTTCGTTCAGCTGGCCATCGACGAGGTTGCGCTGAGCCAGGACCGAGATCTGCTGCTCGTGCTCGGTCTGGGTTTCCTGGCGATTCACTTTTTCCGAGCTTTAACCTTTGCCCTCAGAGGGTGGGTCGTCGCCTTTGTCGGTGCTCAGCTAAACTTCCAGCTGGCCAACAATCTGTTCAACCACCTGATGCGGCTGCCGTTGACGTTCTTCGCCAAGCGGCATGTCGGGGATATCGTCTCGCGATTCGGCTCGCTGCGGGAGATCAACCGCGTTCTGACCAACGGCTTCGTCGAAGCAGTCGTAGACGGTATCGTGGTGCTGACCGTTGTCGTCGTCATGGCCTATTACTCGTGGACGTTGACGGCCGTCGCGGTTGGCGTCGTGATGTTTTATGGCACGGTCAGGGCCGTGTTGATCCGTCCGCTTCGGCGCCTCATGGAAGAGGAAATCATCAACGGCGCCAAGGAAGACAGCCATTTCCTTGAATCCGCGCGGGCGATGGAGACGATCCGCAGCTTCAATCACGAGCCGATCCGGACCTCTGGCTGGAAGAACAAATTTGCCGACGAAATCAGTTCCGGCGTCAAGGTCGAGCGGATCCGGATCTTCTATCGATCGCTCAGCATGTTCGTCACGGGCGCCGAACATGTCACCCTGGTCTGGATCGGCGTCTTGCTGGTGATCGAGAACGATCTGACCGTCGGGATGCTCTATGCCTTCCTTTCGTACCGGCAGCAGTTCTCGGATGCGGCGCTGGCCTTCATCGACAAAGCGATCGAATTCCGGATGCTGAAGCTGCACTTGCATCGTGTTTCGGATATCGTGATCGAACCGCCGGAAAGAAGTAACGATGAAGAACGCGGAAAGATGAGCAGGATTGAAGGTAATATATCCGTAAACAATCTTACCTTCCGATATCACGAAGAAGAGGCGCCAGTCATAAAAGAGCTGTCGTTCGAAATAGAGAAGGGTGAATATGTTGCCGTAACCGGACCGTCCGGTTGCGGGAAAACAACCCTGATGAAAATAATGACAGGATTGATGCGCCCGACATCCGGTTTGGTGCTGGTCGATGGTGTCAATATCTATGACTATGGAGTGCGCAATTTTCGCGACGACATCGCCATTGTATCGCAGGGCGACCAACTGTTTGCCGGCAGTATTCTGGACAATGTTACAATGTTCGACGACACGCCGGACATGGAACTGGCCGTCCAATGCGCCGCGGCGGCATCGATAGCCGAAGAGGTGATGAAGATGCCCATGGGCTTCCAGACGCTGGTCGGCGATCTGGGCAGCAGTCTTTCCGGCGGACAGAAACAGCGCATTCTGATTGCGCGCGCCCTCTATCACAAGCCGAAGATCCTGTTCATGGACGAGGCGACCAGCCATCTCGACGTCGACAACGAGCACCGGATCAGCGAGGTGATCAAGTCGATGGGGATCACCCGCGTCGCCATTGCTCACCGCAAGGAAACCATTGATACCGCCGACAGGGTGATACGCATGACGGCGGTCGAGGAAGGGCAGGCAGCGGCGGCCGAGTAA
- a CDS encoding acetoacetate--CoA ligase: MAREDTASTEVTPLWTPSEARRQESRLARFMARVQERHELSLPDYDALYQWSVDDSETFWSEVWDFFGIAGEKGARTIVDPGRMPGARFFPDARLNYAENLLQRRTNDTAIVFRGEDKVERCLTFRELHDLVAKTAKGLEALGVGKGDRVAGFMPNMPETVVAALATASLGAVWASASPDFGVQGVVDRFGQIEPKVLFTADGYYYGGKVHDAFDKLPAILEHLPTVLCTVVVPYVTPDADKASTVRGGVPFPAFVEPYRADEIPYVRVGFNDPLFIMFSSGTTGVPKCIVHGVGGTLLQHVKEHGLHSDIRPGDHIFFFTTCGWMMWNWLITGLASGATLLLYDGNPFYPSGAVLWEYAEAHGMTFFGTSAKYIDALAKGDVKPGATHDLGYLRTIASTGSPLAPESFDFVYEHIKSDVQLASISGGTDILSCFALGNPITPVYRGELQCRGLGMAVDVFDDDGKPVRGEKGELVCTRPFPSMPIGFWNDPDGRKYFDAYFDRFPNIWCHGDFVELTPRGGMIIYGRSDATLNPGGVRIGTAEIYRQVEAIDEVLESLVIGQDWQNDVRVILFVRLRDGLSLSDDLIDRIKRRIRAEASPRHVPAKIIQVSDIPRTKNGKITELAVRHVVHGRPVRNIEALANPEALELYRDLPELEA; the protein is encoded by the coding sequence ATGGCCAGGGAAGACACAGCGAGCACCGAAGTAACACCGCTCTGGACCCCGTCGGAGGCGCGGCGGCAGGAAAGCCGGTTGGCCAGGTTCATGGCCAGGGTGCAGGAACGCCACGAGCTGTCACTGCCCGACTATGACGCCCTTTATCAGTGGAGCGTGGACGACAGCGAGACCTTCTGGTCCGAAGTCTGGGACTTCTTCGGCATTGCCGGCGAAAAGGGTGCCAGGACGATTGTCGATCCGGGCCGCATGCCGGGTGCCCGCTTCTTCCCCGATGCCCGCCTCAACTATGCCGAGAATTTGCTTCAGCGGCGGACGAATGACACCGCAATCGTGTTTCGCGGCGAAGACAAGGTCGAGCGCTGCCTGACCTTTCGCGAACTGCACGACCTGGTCGCCAAAACGGCAAAGGGCCTGGAGGCACTGGGCGTCGGGAAGGGCGATCGTGTCGCCGGCTTCATGCCCAACATGCCCGAAACCGTCGTTGCCGCCCTGGCAACGGCCTCGCTTGGCGCGGTCTGGGCTTCGGCGTCGCCCGATTTCGGCGTGCAGGGCGTCGTCGACCGTTTCGGGCAGATCGAGCCGAAGGTCCTGTTTACCGCCGATGGATACTATTACGGCGGCAAGGTCCATGACGCGTTCGACAAACTGCCGGCGATCCTGGAACATCTGCCGACGGTGCTCTGCACGGTCGTCGTTCCCTATGTGACGCCTGATGCGGACAAGGCGTCGACGGTGCGGGGCGGTGTGCCGTTCCCCGCATTCGTCGAGCCTTACCGCGCTGACGAAATTCCCTATGTCAGGGTCGGGTTCAACGATCCGCTGTTCATCATGTTCTCCAGCGGCACAACGGGCGTCCCGAAATGCATCGTGCACGGCGTCGGCGGAACCCTGCTTCAGCATGTCAAGGAACACGGGCTGCATTCGGATATCCGGCCCGGCGACCACATCTTCTTCTTTACGACCTGTGGGTGGATGATGTGGAACTGGCTGATCACGGGGCTGGCATCGGGTGCGACGCTGCTGCTCTATGATGGCAACCCGTTCTATCCCTCCGGGGCCGTGCTTTGGGAATATGCCGAGGCCCATGGCATGACGTTCTTCGGAACTTCGGCAAAATATATCGACGCCCTGGCGAAAGGTGACGTCAAGCCGGGGGCAACGCACGACCTCGGCTATCTGCGCACGATCGCGTCGACGGGCAGCCCGCTGGCGCCGGAGAGCTTCGACTTCGTATACGAGCACATCAAATCGGATGTGCAATTGGCCTCGATTTCCGGCGGCACCGACATCCTGTCATGCTTCGCGCTGGGAAACCCGATCACCCCGGTCTATCGCGGTGAGCTGCAATGCCGGGGGCTGGGCATGGCGGTCGATGTTTTCGATGACGACGGCAAGCCGGTGCGCGGCGAAAAGGGCGAACTGGTCTGTACCCGGCCGTTTCCGTCGATGCCGATCGGCTTCTGGAACGACCCCGACGGCCGCAAATACTTCGATGCCTATTTTGACCGATTCCCGAACATCTGGTGCCATGGTGACTTCGTCGAACTGACGCCGCGCGGCGGGATGATCATCTATGGCCGGTCGGATGCGACCTTGAATCCTGGCGGCGTGCGCATTGGCACGGCTGAAATCTATCGCCAGGTCGAGGCGATCGACGAAGTGCTGGAAAGCCTGGTGATTGGTCAGGACTGGCAGAACGACGTACGGGTGATTCTGTTCGTTCGGCTGCGCGACGGCCTGTCACTGAGCGACGACCTCATCGACCGGATCAAGCGCCGCATCCGGGCCGAGGCCAGCCCCCGTCATGTGCCGGCAAAGATCATACAGGTGTCGGACATCCCCCGCACCAAGAACGGCAAGATTACGGAACTGGCCGTCCGCCACGTCGTCCATGGCCGTCCCGTCAGGAATATCGAGGCGCTGGCCAATCCGGAAGCTCTGGAGCTGTACCGCGATCTGCCGGAGTTGGAGGCATAG
- a CDS encoding disulfide bond formation protein B: MLISSFFSIEEIKTKVTTFQTGSVYFIISILSGAALVIALVSQHAFDIQPCQKCVIIRLCVAAAFFFSLFGIVYNNRIVTTFVFISSLVLLWQSFNNAFGEVFACGFGSPFPHWLPLETLAPWLFEVRALCGDRPISIAFDYGALGLGIACTGFAIVGVASGFHRRVAK; encoded by the coding sequence ATGTTAATCTCAAGCTTCTTTAGTATTGAAGAGATCAAAACTAAAGTGACTACATTCCAAACCGGAAGTGTATACTTTATAATATCAATCTTATCTGGCGCCGCTCTTGTAATTGCGCTCGTATCACAGCATGCATTCGATATACAGCCGTGCCAAAAATGTGTCATAATCAGACTATGTGTAGCCGCAGCATTCTTCTTCTCTCTGTTTGGTATTGTTTATAATAATAGAATTGTCACAACATTTGTATTTATTTCGTCCCTAGTGTTACTTTGGCAGAGTTTCAATAATGCATTCGGTGAAGTTTTTGCCTGCGGCTTTGGCTCACCGTTCCCGCACTGGTTGCCTCTCGAAACATTGGCGCCGTGGTTATTCGAAGTCCGTGCGCTATGCGGCGACCGACCGATCTCAATCGCTTTCGACTATGGTGCTTTGGGTCTTGGAATTGCGTGTACAGGCTTTGCGATAGTTGGCGTCGCCTCAGGTTTTCATCGGAGAGTTGCGAAATGA